One genomic window of Branchiostoma floridae strain S238N-H82 chromosome 4, Bfl_VNyyK, whole genome shotgun sequence includes the following:
- the LOC118413185 gene encoding ribose-5-phosphate isomerase-like translates to MKLRGFTRLARISSCVLKENSYKPSLFCVSRRYCSSEMDLITQAKQSAAYQAIDNHVKNGQALGIGSGSTIVFAINRLAERVQEENLNVVCVPTSFQSKQLLTEKGLAVSDLERTPSLDVAIDGADEVDKDLNLIKGGGAACTQEKIVASCAKYFVVIADHRKDSKLLGEQWKKGVPIEVIPMGYVPVIRAIEKKLGGKAELRMGANKAGPVVTDNGNFILDWKFDETKDWKKVNMEISMIPGVVETGLFIDMAQRAYFGMPDGSVTFREKLSRNGTPECDESEK, encoded by the exons ATGAAGTTGCGCGGGTTCACCAGACTTGCACGCATTTCCTCGTGCGTTCTCAAGGAGAACAGCTACAAACCGAGCCTTTTCTGCGTCTCCAGGAGGTACTGTTCTTCAGAGATGGATTTGATAACACAGGCTAAACAGTCGGCGGCGTACCAGGCCATAGACAACCACGTAAAG AACGGCCAAGCTTTGGGGATAGGGTCGGGTTCTACAATCGTGTTTGCTATCAACAGACTAG CGGAAAGGGTACAAGAGGAAAACCTGAATGTTGTCTGTGTGCCAACATCATTCCAG TCCAAGCAGCTGCTGACAGAGAAAGGCCTGGCAGTGTCTGACCTGGAGCGCACACCATCG CTTGATGTGGCCATAGATGGAGCTGATGAAGTAGACAAAGATCTCAACCTCATCAAGGGGGGAGG TGCTGCCTGTACACAGGAGAAGATTGTTGCTTCCTGTGCCAAGTACTTTGTGGTGATTGCAGATCACAG GAAAGACTCCAAGTTACTTGGTGAGCAGTGGAAGAAGGGAGTTCCCATTGAGGTTATCCCCATGGGTTATGTTCCTGTCATCAGGGCCATCGAGAAGAAACTGGGAGGGAAGGCTGAACTCAGGATGGGAGCAAACAAGGCT GGTCCTGTTGTTACTGACAATGGCAACTTCATCCTGGACTGGAAGTTTGACGAGACAAAAGACTGGAAGAAAGTGAACATGGAAATCAGCATGATCCCTG GTGTGGTGGAGACCGGTTTGTTTATCGACATGGCACAGCGGGCGTACTTCGGCATGCCGGATGGCAGCGTCACCTTTAGGGAAAAACTTTCCAGAAACGGAACACCTGAATGTGACGAGAGCGAAAAATAG
- the LOC118413186 gene encoding U4/U6.U5 small nuclear ribonucleoprotein 27 kDa protein-like, translating into MVRSRSRSPRRDRRRSGSRERDRRRSRSASRERERRRRAEGRRRTRSRSRSPVRRRRSRSRSPRRRSRSGSPHRRRSSGSPSTSRSRSKRGSSPPVRKEIDPSKLEGKTEDEIEMMKMMGFCDFDSTKGKQKKDTQTKAGAANILQKRRYRQYMNRRGGFNRPLDSIA; encoded by the exons ATGGTGAGAAGCCGAAGCAGGTCACCCAGAAGAG ACAGGCGGCGCTCTGGCTCCCGGGAGAGGGATCGCCGGAGGTCGAGATCAGCGTCCAGGGAGAGGGAGAGACGACGGCGTGCAGAGGGGCGCAGACGTACCAGATCTAGATCACGATCCCCAGTCCGACGACGCAGATCAAG GTCCCGGTCTCCACGGCGGCGATCAAGGTCAGGGTCACCCCACAGACGGAGAAGTTCAGG ATCTCCCAGTACCAGTCGTAGCAGGTCCAAGCGCGGGAGCAGTCCGCCTGTTAGGAAGGAGATTGATC CCTCCAAACTGGAGGGGAAGACAGAAGATGAGATTgagatgatgaaaatgatggGATTCTGTGACTTTGACTCCACAAAG GGAAAGCAAAAGAAGGACACGCAAACCAAAGCTGGTGCCGCCAACATCCTGCAAAAAAGGAGATATCG GCAATACATGAACCGCAGGGGTGGCTTCAACCGACCACTGGATTCCATTGCTTGA
- the LOC118414705 gene encoding uncharacterized protein LOC118414705: MWKHPQTFKDIVPRMGMFHTLLTLLSIIGKRFEDAGLRDICIESGVIAEGSVTGVLEGRKYNRAIRFHKLMYEALQRLVWKHFLKWIEKSPAKQKLVKDVFASLKPLYNDVCQDEQEKVLANQKFAKFVKLYDEHLEFLRHSKGKLASFWMSYIEIVEIMLNLVRASREGDWELHLSAIAQMIPWCFAYDKVNYARYLPAYLFDMSHLNETHPEAFNYLNSGGFSVQIGDHNPFGRIPVDQTCEETVNKDTQTSGGTKGFSLKPGAICKYYLVAEYRSLFLKQLRDMLDEHKAHSEHTDLQSSRIARDEADVIALVLMLERFWINPFNSEHQDLVCLSTGRFATPKIEKDLLNAKVVGEEAYKSFRMQRLEINKDTQQAQFHDTLKKAKLHTFSELNKKVKFKAKTTKEIILKADMALFGQMIIIAESRKLQLRDVLRHPLGPLPWSLATADGSLRKTTKSTLAKEVQKNVPAADNIPHPSACIIDGMALVQRLKADQKTFSEVADSLLDMILHEGSHSSRIDVVFDVYRQESIKSAERERRGSECGSEFRNIQPEHKVLQWRKFVLNPKNKTSLTRFVTEEWKKDKYRRKLHSKVLYIACEEECHKISAKSAIPVRDLNSNQEEADTRIILHVAHAARSGYNTVIVSSEDTDVFLLCLAFKQSIPASIFVKCGTHSRIKYVSITNAAQVWGQDICSSLLGMHAFTGCDSVSAFAGRGKLGALRLVKENRDFQEMFKLVGMDWELSNELFKKLEEFTCHMYSSRPGTSDVNELRYRLFCAKRGSIDSVQLPPCADCLYNHAKRANYVAAIWKKSLESHPVIPSPIGLGWCKDGDQLVIDWMDGEPAPTAVLELLSCSCSKACKITKCSCLKNGLKCTDMCKCMDCDNRPDEEDNQDDTEDSDGDHDEDEYAA, from the coding sequence ATGTGGAAACACCCTCAAACATTCAAGGACATTGTCCCAAGAATGGGTATGTTTCACACGCTACTCACCCTGTTGTCAATCATCGGGAAGCGATTTGAAGACGCGGGTCTGAGGGACATCTGCATAGAGTCAGGAGTGATAGCAGAAGGGTCAGTCACGGGAGTGCTTGAAGGGCGCAAATACAACAGGGCAATCCGGTTCCACAAACTGATGTACGAAGCACTCCAACGACTTGTTTGGAAGCACTTTTTGAAGTGGATAGAGAAATCACCTGCGAAACAGAAATTGGTGAAGGATGTCTTCGCGAGCTTGAAACCTCTCTACAATGATGTCTGCCAGGATGAACAGGAGAAGGTTTTGGCAAACCAGAAGTTCGCCAAGTTTGTCAAACTCTACGATGAACACCTCGAGTTTCTTCGCCACAGTAAAGGGAAGTTAGCAAGCTTCTGGATGTCGTACATTGAGATTGTGGAGATCATGCTTAACTTGGTGAGGGCTTCAAGAGAAGGAGACTGGGAGTTACATCTATCTGCAATAGCACAGATGATACCTTGGTGCTTTGCCTACGACAAGGTTAACTATGCGCGGTACCTGCCTGCCTACCTATTTGACATGTCTCACCTTAACGAAACCCATCCTGAAGCCTTCAACTATCTGAATTCTGGTGGGTTCTCAGTGCAGATCGGTGACCACAATCCATTTGGCCGTATACCGGTAGATCAGACATGCGAAGAAACAGTTAACAAGGACACACAAACGTCAGGAGGTACTAAAGGGTTCAGTCTCAAGCCTGGGGCGATCTGCAAGTACTATCTTGTCGCTGAATACCGAAGCCTGTTTCTGAAGCAGTTGAGGGATATGCTAGATGAACATAAGGCTCATTCTGAGCATACTGACCTCCAGAGTAGCAGAATTGCAAGAGACGAAGCTGATGTGATCGCACTTGTTCTTATGCTGGAACGTTTCTGGATAAATCCATTCAACAGCGAACATCAAGACTTGGTATGTCTGTCAACCGGGAGGTTTGCTACCCCAAAGATAGAAAAGGACCTACTTAATGCGAAAGTCGTTGGTGAAGAGGCATACAAATCGTTCCGCATGCAGCGCCTCGAAATCAACAAAGACACACAACAGGCCCAGTTCCACGACACACTGAAGAAAGCCAAGCTCCATACATTCTCTGAGCTGAAcaagaaggtcaagttcaaagcTAAAACGACCAAGGAGATCATTCTTAAAGCTGACATGGCTCTGTTCGGTCAGATGATCATCATAGCGGAAAGTAGAAAGCTCCAACTGAGAGATGTGCTTCGCCATCCTCTGGGTCCTCTTCCGTGGTCGTTGGCTACTGCAGATGGATCATTACGAAAAACTACGAAGTCTACACTAGCAAAGGAAGTACAGAAGAATGTACCGGCTGCGGATAATATTCCCCACCCATCTGCATGCATCATTGATGGCATGGCTCTTGTACAAAGGCTAAAAGCTGATCAAAAGACGTTTTCAGAAGTCGCTGATTCCCTACTCGACATGATTTTGCACGAAGGATCACACTCAAGCAGAATAGATGTTGTGTTCGATGTGTATCGACAGGAGTCCATCAAGTCTGCAGAACGAGAACGTAGAGGATCTGAGTGTGGGAGTGAATTCAGAAATATTCAGCCCGAACACAAAGTACTACAGTGGAGAAAATTTGTACTGAACCCGAAGAATAAAACGTCACTTACAAGATTTGTCACCGAGGAATGGAAGAAAGACAAATACAGAAGAAAGCTACACAGCAAGGTGCTTTACATAGCCTGTGAGGAAGAGTGTCACAAGATTTCTGCAAAGAGTGCCATCCCCGTTCGAGACTTGAACTCAAATCAGGAGGAAGCTGACACCAGAATCATACTCCATGTCGCACATGCGGCCAGGTCAGGCTACAACACAGTGATTGTGTCATCAGAAGATACAGACGTCTTCCTACTCTGTTTGGCTTTTAAGCAGTCCATTCCAGCGTCGATATTTGTCAAGTGTGGGACGCACTCAAGAATAAAATATGTTAGTATCACGAATGCGGCACAGGTCTGGGGCCAGGACATTTGCAGCAGTCTACTCGGAATGCACGCGTTTACCGGATGCGATAGTGTGAGTGCGTTTGCTGGCCGGGGGAAGCTGGGGGCACTTCGGCTCGTCAAGGAAAACAGGGACTTCCAGGAGATGTTCAAACTTGTTGGAATGGATTGGGAGCTCTCAAATGAGCTTTTCAAGAAACTAGAGGAGTTTACTTGCCATATGTACTCTTCCCGACCAGGCACAAGCGACGTCAATGAGCTCAGATATAGGTTGTTCTGTGCAAAGAGAGGCAGCATTGATTCTGTCCAACTCCCACCGTGTGCTGATTGTTTGTATAACCACGCTAAGAGGGCAAACTACGTTGCAGCAATCTGGAAGAAAAGTCTGGAGAGCCACCCTGTAATTCCAAGCCCGATCGGTTTGGGCTGGTGTAAGGACGGAGATCAGCTGGTAATTGATTGGATGGATGGCGAGCCGGCCCCAACTGCTGTACTAGAGCTGTTGTCGTGCTCATGTTCAAAAGCATGCAAGATTACTAAGTGCAGCTGCTTGAAGAATGGCTTGAAGTGTACAGACATGTGCAAATGTATGGACTGCGACAACAGACCGGACGAGGAGGACAACCAAGATGACACTGAGGATAGCGATGGTGATCATGATGAAGACGAATATGCTGCATAA
- the LOC118413624 gene encoding eukaryotic translation initiation factor 2-alpha kinase 3-like, with product MGPSLVRLSLLAASACLALLCARSFAEVPDGPDAKTSLPPHEDELFVDDVTDEAGDDLVRETPACGSSHHRSHTPPLVLVSTLDGKISALDMYNGGQLKWTLDTEGTEPLLSASISRLELMRNGRPMQLIPSLDGGLFQWDGESLEAVPFTADTLVSSTYKMNDDTMLVGGKETKMFGVHAKTGKMQYICTSDGCTNFGNNETEAAHGDSLSEDDVIVVKRLQQTVRSVEHRKGMEQWVHLMSYYTLNAFRFAGIHELVFLEGNHDNSMNDSSDDVPDDVIEDVSCKSSNMYSWDYYEEDSLTSIKVSVPDGVVSAVRHDRPDKVIWKYKFASPVAAAWTLEDGELLSVSLFDHTHVPALTSEDQTLPP from the exons ATGGGGCCCAGCCTCGTGCGTCTGTCTTTACTCGCCGCTTCAGCATGTTTAGCTCTACTCTGCGCCAGAAGTTTTGCTGAGGTCCCAGATGGCCCAGACGCCAAGACGTCCCTCCCACCTCATGAAGACGAGCTTTTTGTTGATGACGTTACAGATGAGGCGGGAGACGACCTGGTGCGCGAGACACCTGCGTGTGGCTCCAGCCACCACCGTTCTCATACTCC ACCCCTCGTGTTGGTGAGCACCCTGGATGGAAAGATTTCGGCCCTGGACATGTACAATGGTGGTCAGCTGAAGTGGACACTGGATACAGAGGGTACAGAGCCACTCCTGTCAGCCAGCATCAGCAGACTGGAG TTGATGAGAAATGGCCGCCCCATGCAACTGATTCCCTCCCTTGATGGAGGACTGTTCCAGTGGGATGGGGAGAGCCTGGAGGCTGTTCCGTTTACTGCTGATACCCTTGTCAGCTCCACGTACAAGATGAACGATGACACAATGTTGGTGGGAGGGAAGGAGACCAAGATGTTTGGAGTCCATGCCAAAACTGGCAAG ATGCAATATATCTGCACGTCCGACGGCTGCACGAACTTTGGAAATAATGAAACAGAGGCTGCACATGGTGACTCACTGAGTGAGGATGATGTCATCGTGGTAAAGCGCCTGCAGCAGACAGTTCGGTCTGTGGAACACAGGAAGGGGATGGAACAGTGGGTTCATCTTATGTCTTATTATACTCtaaatgcatttaggttcgcggggatt CACgagctagtcttcctggagggtaaccatgacaacagtaTGAATGACAGCAGTGATGATgtcccagatgatgtcattgaGGATGTGTCGTGCAAGTCCTCCAACATGTACAGCTGGGATTACTACGAGGAGGACAGCCTGACCAGCATCAAAGTGTCTGTACCTGACGGGGTGGTGTCTGCTGTCAGACATGACAGACCAGACAAGGTCATCTGGAAATACAAG TTTGCCAGCCCTGTGGCAGCAGCATGGACCCTGGAGGATGGTGAGCTgctgtctgtcagtctgtttGACCACACCCATGTTCCTGCCCTAACCTCTGAGGATCAGACCCTCCCTCCTTGA